Within the Indicator indicator isolate 239-I01 chromosome 26, UM_Iind_1.1, whole genome shotgun sequence genome, the region AGCCAGTCTTTTGGttgcagctgcttcctgctCTGGACTTGCTCCCTGTAATAAGCTGCCATTCTGATGTTCATTCTCTTGGTTTCTCTGGTGACGTCGGTATTCTCCTAGCCAAAATGACTGAAAATGAAATACATCCTCAAGTCAGTGGTACATGGTTGGTTGCTCTTGTACAGATACTACCTTTTCCTGGACACTGAAATTCTGTAATGAAAAGTAATTTTGCACAGAGCAGATGGCCCTTGCCTTCACATTAGGTCAAACACATGACATGTGTGTGCCGTTCTAAGGTGCCCTGTAAACACCCAGACCCGTTCTGGTCACTATGAGAATGCATTTGCCTTGGTTTGTGATCTGCAAAGATGTTTGGTTAAATATCTCCTCCTTTGCCTCTTCCCTTAGCCTTGTGAAACTGATAGGAGGCATGTTATCCTACGTGTGTCAACAACTGGCAGTAATACAACAAGATCTTGTTTTCTAGCTCATCCATCACAAAAACTAGGCCCCTCTGATGACTCCCTGACAgcatgccagaaaaaaaaaagctcagtaTGTTTAGATAAACTTCCCTGCTGAATGCTGGAGACTAGCAAGGGTTTCTTGAATGAAGTAGAAGGATGCTGCCACCTACAGATTCCTTTTGTTTCACAGGAATACTTCAGAAATGCCTTTACTTCTGGAGATGGTGGAAAAGGTATGTTCAGGAATCATATTCAGTGCTTGCTTATAGTTAATAACTAGAAAGTGTGAAGAAACAACAGTTCTCCTGCAAGTGTCTCCCAGGACAGCTATGGTATCAAGGAACTGCCTTGCTTAAGCCTGCTGGTTTGTAAGCTGGAGACAAGAAGCACTTCCTATGAAAGCTGGTGGTACCACCATATATGGTCCCCAAAAGTTCATACCTGAGGTTTCTGTCATACTTGCAGAGGACTAAGAGTCTGGGAGGCAATGCAGTGAAGTAGGACTGGGAGGCAGAAACCCCACAGATTAGCCCACATTGTTAATGCATCTGTGATGTTTTATTTGTGGGTTTCAGATGGTTAACAGTAACAGCCCTGGCCTAAATCCCCAGCCAAGCCGTTTTGCCCTGTCGTACAGATTTGCTGGGAGCTAAAAAAGAATGCtcaaagaggagcaggagatTTGCTTGTGTGGACTTCACTTGTGTGTCAAAACACTGTAATTTGTCCTGTGACAACTATGACTGCCTCTGGTTTCCTCTAGAGTGGACCTGAGCGTTTTTTTAGCTGGTTTTGGAACTAAGTTTTTGTAGCAGCTGTGTGGAAAAGGAGAGTGGTATCCATTGCTTAGTAGTACAACAGATGTGGCTGACTTTTGGCACAACTCAGAGTTGTGCAATAcaaagtaagattttttttttccccatgcctCAAAGCCCAGTGGTTGCATCTCTGACCTTGTATTGAAAATCGAATGGGTGCATCTCTGTCAGTTCTTTGGGAAGTGTGTGATTTGACAGTTAGAATTTGTTTAATTTCTAAATTAAGGAGAAACCAACGAGAGCAAAGCCTTTACTTCAGAGACTTACTCATGGGAAAGCATAATCATGCAGTGTCTAAAAGGCAGTGCAGTGAGTTCTTTCCTGTTAGTTCAGTGTATGCGGAAGCTGCATTGTGCATGATCAAAACTGCAGCTACCCTAGGATCCTGCTGGGACTCCTAAGAACGTTAGCTGTGCTTTAGCAGAATAAGCAGAATAAGCTGAGCCAGGCTTTATAGCATGCTGCATGTTAAGTTGTTTACTTATTGGTAGATGTCCTtacatgctttttaaaaatctctttaaGCACACCATGATTTGGGTCATTTTTATGGCTCAAGTTACGTAGCTGCACCAGATGGCAGCAGGACCCCAGGGCTCTCTCGCACTCAGGATGGACTTCTGGTGGTAGAGATGGATCTGAATCTCTGCAGGCAAGTCAGTGACAAGTGGAATTTTAAGGTAAGCctgcttaaaaagaaacaaacatgcGTACAGTACTAGAACAAACAAGCTTTCAAATGATCTTACAGTCTTACAGGAGTTAAAAGGCAATTTTGATGTTTCTTTTAATAGTTCAACCATTTAAGCTCTGGACTGATTTCACAGGATGTTCAGGGGGCCAGAGGCACAACTGGAATCTGAAAAGGAGTAGCCAAATGCAGGGAAACTAGGCCAGTAGCTTTTGATGAAAAAATTCAGCCCTTGGTCCTTAAGTGTGGATTGCCAGGAGCTCTGAGCCTTGCTATGGGGAAGTGTATGCCATTGGTGTTTGTCAGTTACCTGAGCTGGGCCTTGGATCTGATCTATTGTAGTTAATTTTTTATGTTCACATAGGCTTTACTTGTCAGTTTGGGTGAAGATTTTGTGAATTTGAAAGGCTAAGTCCACCTTCCACATTCACTTTCAGCTAGCCAGGATACCCAAAGCAGCATGAAGTAATTCgtcagcaggcagggctgtcaGTGAAGGAGAGCTGTAGAAGGAGGAAGGTGTTGAGTTTAGAGTTGTGCTTTTTAGTGTGGCACTACCCCTCTTGTGTTTCTTGGGTAGAAGTAGTACAGCTTTAGACAGCACGCTGCCAGTTCTGGATAAAAGTttgtgctgaggcactggaggCCTTGCATTTTGTGTGAATTGGGATGTTGCTGTTTGGGGCAGTTCAATAATGTTATCAATAAGGGTGAATAGAAATCTTGTCTACTGGAGTACTTCCAGAGCTCGCTAAAAGAACTGAAGctttgattttttcttttccagatgacTGGTAGGTATGAGATGTATGCAGACAAGCTCACTGAAGCAGTCCAGCCTTATTTTGTACCCAATATAATCAAAgagtaagagagagagagctcaTGGCAATCAAATGCTAGGTGACAGATTaagaggtgctgctggctgctggcttcaCCTTGCATTACAGGTTGTTACTCTGATGTTGTCAGTTAAATTCCCTCTGTAATCAGCTTCTAAATAAAAGGATTGAAAACTGTGTTAAGTAAAAATAGCTTTCAAAATGGCTTCTTTGATGTGGTTTTTGTCATTTGCACCGAGTCCAAACCTTTGTTCCTTACTAGAAATCTATCCAGTAGGAATATATTGATACCAAAGGGTGATGCTGCTCAATTGTGtagggcagggcacagctggagctgaacttggcaagggatgtTGAAGAGTGACAAGAAGGATTCTACAGGTGTGGCAATGAAAAAAGGAAGGTTAGAGAAAACATCCCCCCCTGAAGAGCAAGAATGGTGAGCTAATaacagatgaggagaaggctgaggttctcaacaTTTTTTTTGCTCAGCCTTCACTGACAACCTCTCTCCCAGCACCCAGTAAAAGAACACAAGGTGGGGATAAGGGTAGTGAAGTTCCTCCCACTGTATATGAAGAGCAGGTTTGTgaccacctgaggaacctgaacataCACAAGTCTAAGGGACCCAATGAGATGCATCAGAGAGAGCTCAAGGAATTGGCTGATGGAGTTGCCAAGTCATTCTCCATCATGTTTTAAAAGTCCTGGCAGCCAGATGAAGGTcctggagactggaagaagggaaacattgcACCCATTGTTAAAAAGGGtggaaaggaggaccctgggaactgccaacctgtcagcctcacctttatgcctgggaagatcatggagcagattctcctagAAGCTCTGATAAGGCACatgcaggacagggaggtgatccaAGACAGCCAACATGACTTCACTAACGGCTAATCCTCCTGTCTGAtgaacctggtggccttctatgatggaGTGACTACAGCAGTAGACAAGGAAGAACCTACAGACATCATCTAGCTGgatttctgcaaggcctttCACACAGTCCCCCACATTTGCCATCAAGAGCTGTTTAGTAAATGCACTTGCTGCAGCGTGTTACAGGGTTAGCTGTGACTTTAAACCTTTATTGAGAATGGCTTcattacaaataaaaatatatttatgtataaaATCCCTGCATGTAAAATACCCCTTCCTTTGCTAGTGACATCATGAAGGAAACAGTGGCAAAACTTTTTCAGAATGAGTATTTTGATGAACAGTCCTGTAATGGGAAACAAGGTCCAGGGGATGCAGATGATCAGTGCTTGTGCAGTGAGCCTTTCAAGTTGGATTTGTGTCACACTAAGtctcttcattttgcttctgcttcttgtgTTTTCATCTCTCATAGCTGTCTTCTATTTGGTGGCTACAAGAGATCCTGCTGCAGGGGTGGAGCTCTCCTTTTGTCTGTACCAGCCTAAACacgtttctttctctttcagttttGCTAAAGTCTTTAAACCCTGGGTACCAAACATTTAACACTCAGTATTACTACACTTAATGTGCTCTGAAGTTCATGGTTTACATATAAGCAGCTCAAGATAGGCGTTTGGATACCTGGACTGTAAGAGGCTAAATGCCAATCACAAGCCTTTTGCAAGAACTGGTTTTATTGAGTTAATCTGGGTTTATTTAGTTAATCAAGTCTGCTCTAAAGTAAACCCTGGAGCAGTTTAATGGTAATGAGCTACCTACCTGAAAAATGCAGGGGCTGAGGAAGTCATCTACCAGCCTGCAGTTGTGCACCTGCACAGAGCTAATGCAATCTCTCTAAAGCAAACAGCATCAATTTGGCCTTGGACAGAAAAAATGCCCAGATCAGTACAGGAGCCTTCCTGTTACTtacctggaggagctggaaggcagCATCTGGAATAGGGGTTGTACTTTCCTCTGGGGTTCTGCTTCTAGTAATGTACTGGTTCTTCTGCTCACCATTCACATCCTATCTTTTATCCATCTGGCAAATATAGATGCCAGaatggcttctccagcttcaccagtgaaaagcaaaatttGGTAGGCTGAAGATTTCTCACACCTGCTGTGTCCCTAACTTCTTAAAGGCTGCTGCATTTGAAGTGCCTGgttccagcccttctccaaaggaGCACTCGATGCTACTTGCTTACATTTCCAGATGCTTTTCAGTAAGCCAACaaccaaaatgttttctcttagAAATTTTGTTTTAGCATGCTGAAAGTAGATTACTATTTATTATTTCCACCTGTGAGTAACAATGGCCTTTGACTGTTATTCCACACACTTCTAGAACCTGAACAGCTCTTTTCCTGAAAGCAGGCCAAAGGTGTGGGAACCCTCAGAAAGATGAATGGCCTGCTAACTTTTGACTTGGCAGTGGCTCAACACAGTTAACTCCAACCTGATCAGCTGTAGCATAAGAGCTAGGAAACCTCAGTCCCTGCCTTGTGACTTGTAGCAGAGGGATGTTTCTGTTCCCTCCTCATTGGTTCCAGCTCTTAGATTACTAAACTAGTAAAATAGCAGAATTTGGCTCAAATTATGATTCAGAATTTTAGTTCTAATTCAGCGTAGAATGCCAGGTATTGACTGTTTGTGTAGCACTGGTGTGGAAAAGCATTTTCTGCATTGCTTAATAAGTTTAAAGTTTATATTCAGAATGGATCCTACAGAAACTGGCACATGCAGGTGGCATAATGTTCAGAGAATTTTGCAAAGAACAATAAAGATTTCAGCCTACTAATGAAATAGCTTCACTTAAACTTTTGGGGGGATACAGAgttctgagaggggatcctagAGGATTTAGCCAAGAGATTAAGTTTGCAGTGCAAGGAAACGAGACCAATAACCACAATTGCAAATTTAAAGCAGTGGCATAAATGCTACATCTCTGTGAAGTGAGAAGTTTCCTTGAGTAAAGGTTTTATTCCTACAATGCAGACAACACTGATGAGCTAAAAAGGCAATTTTTAAATAGTGgtttatgttttgggtttttttttttccttctctgagacCCTGCTAAATCTCAAATCCCTAGATTCAGGATGAAGCTAAACCCTTGATGCTTTGACAGAGGaacaagtatttttttcattctttgtcTTCTAGTTTTGTTTACCTAAAGCTATGCATCTATCACCAGGTGTTAAAATTAATTTGGTGCTTTCTTTCTCATGTGTTTAATCTGAAAATAAGCTAAAGTGAATAGGCACTGGGCCTGTATTTTAAAACTGCTGTCAAATGTGCAACATTGAAAacgaggggaaaaaacccccaaccaccAACTGAGACACAGGGCAAAACCAGACAAGTCatcggggggaaaaaaaaaaggtaaagacaGGATTTGCAATATAGTCCTAGCAATGTCTGTAAAGCCTCCCTTGTTTAAGATCCCACTGCAATTCAGGAGCAAAGTCTCTGCAGGGGAAGTCCTGAGACAAGcagccagctgccctgcaggctgcacaggaaaggACCAGAAAGCATCAGGTGTGGATGTCAGCTGTCTGTGTAGATGAACagaatatcttcatcagtgccaTAACTTGTCCTGGCTTCCTCAAAGTTACTGATGCTGGTGCAGCAAGTTCCTGTTGAGGACAATTAAAATGTTAGTAAAAATGCAGGAGGATTTGCTTGTGAAAAGATCTTGTACTGGGTCTGGCAGGTTCTATAAAGAGAACTGGTACACAAAGGAGGCTGATCAGCCTCTTACCACCTCAGAGACAGTGCTCACAGAGGCAGTGCTGTAAATGGGTGACAAAAGCCATTTTGCTATACTCTGCTAATAGGAAGAGTTCAGCATCTCTCACTAACCCATTTGAAAGCCAAACAAGTGTGCTAGAATGCATAGCTCAATTCCTCAGGTAAATCACAGCCCCAAGTACAGCACTGATTCAACTAATGTGGCAAAAGGCCTGGTGACAGGTTGGTTAGTGATGCCTGAATTCCATGCATGCCACCAGGGGCAGtccagctctggctctgcatGACAGACTTGTGTcacactgctgaggccacccaACAGGAACAGGCTACTCACGGTCAGCATAGGCAGGGTTGTTGTAGTAAATACTCCCTGAGGCTTTGTTGTAGCCACATAGCACAATGAAATGGCCCTGGTAGTCAGGACTCCTGCAGAAGCACTTCTGTCCAATGGGGAGGAAGCAGCAGTATTTGACAGGACTGGAGCAAAGATCACACAACAGCAGGACTGCATTAACTAGGACAATGGCTATGTGACCTTGGGATAGGTGGGTTTGGATGTCTTGAACAGTTActgtgctgcaggaaaaaaaaccagacaTGCTTACAAACAAGttctggagagagactgctatACAATCAGTGTGATGATGGACAGTTGTTTGGGACAGGCAGCTGGCATGGCTGGGTTTATGTCACAGCTCTTTGCTTATAACCCTGCAAGCTCTGCTACAAAGTTTGTAGGGCTTTTTGATCTCATTGCTGCTACAGAAATGCTCTGGATTCTGCAATAATATAAATTCAAGCTCAGAGTGTTGCAGGTGCCCCAGAGAGAAATAATAAAGGAGTGCCCAACTCATTAACTTGAGAGGCTGTTGTTGTGGGGAAATTGTACATGAAGGTTTTCTCCTGCTCTTAGAAAAGCTTCTGAAGCACCAAATCTTTATTGCCTGAGTGGTTAATGCCTTTTTAATCACTGACCAACTTCTTCAGAAATTTGCCTCTGTCACAGAGGAGTTTGTTTCTCCCAGCTGCAATTTGGGACCACATGATGCTCTTGAGGCTTTACTTCTATTGTCCTTCCTACAGAGGGTGAGTATTAACCACCCAGCCTAACCCCCTCTGTGGAAAGCCACCCACACACATTAGTAACTCGTCCCCTGGATACATGCCAAGGGCTACATGCACTGCCTGATGGAACTCAGGTGCTTTATCTTTCCTAGTATCATTTCTCCTCTTTGATGCCCCAGCCTCAGTGCTGCACAGCCAGATATGCCTTGCTCAAGGCCGCAACCTTAAGGCTGCTAAAGCAAGGTGGCCTGACTGCCCCTTCTGTCCTGTCACAGCTCCAGTTAAACAGATGGTGCCATATGGGGTCTCTGGTAAAAGGACACTTACTGATTCTGCAAGTTACACTTaactctcttcttttcttattcCTAGTCATTTACCTCACTTGGACAACAGAGACCCAAACCCAGCTTCACCATAAAGCAGGATGCAAGCCACTTAGTTATGCCCCATGTAGAACATCACTGTCAGCTCTGAAACACTTCTGCagttttcccccttctttcagAGAGGTTCCTAGTTTCATCCTCCCTAGCTGAAAAGTGCCTCTGTCTAGGAACAGAGCTCTGGGGACAATCAGTTGTGTGCCCATGTAGCCCTCCCATGCTGAGTGCTGCAGGCACTCTCTGATGGCTAACCACATTTAAAACATAAACAATAGTCAACTCCTGTCAGCATTTTCAGATCACTTATTCTATGCCATAACTATTTTTCCACAAACTTTATTATTAACTCTCCATGTCCACTTTTTTTTGTCAAGACAGACATAGCAGACTCTCTAATTCACAGACAAGGCCCAGGGCTTGATTTCAGTCTCCCACCAATTTAGCTTTCAGGTGACTCCAACAAGAACCAGGGAACCCACAGAACCtctaaagagaaaggaaagcaacTCAACTTACCACTTCTCCACCAGCACCTTGCAGGCTTTGGCTTGTGCAAAGAGCTGATTCACTCGATTCTCTTCTGTGTCAAAGTGCTTCCTATAAAATGACTGTGGAGATAAGTTATGAACTGCAATGATGTTTACCATCCACCACTTACAATCTCTGCAAGCAAGGGCCCGCCTAAGTTGGAGATGGGCTATGGGAAAAGAGAACTCTCCCGCAGTTCATTGGAAACAGGACAAGGATTCCTGCTCTAAATTAGAAGT harbors:
- the GUCD1 gene encoding protein GUCD1 — protein: MCLETADCIQLKVPVVQQLYHWDCGLACSRMVLQYLNLLDNDEFQKAIQELQLTKSIWTIDLAYLMRHFGVRHKFCTQTLGVDKGYKNQSFYRKHFDTEENRVNQLFAQAKACKVLVEKCTVTVQDIQTHLSQGHIAIVLVNAVLLLCDLCSSPVKYCCFLPIGQKCFCRSPDYQGHFIVLCGYNKASGSIYYNNPAYADRTCCTSISNFEEARTSYGTDEDILFIYTDS